The Sorangiineae bacterium MSr11954 DNA segment GCGCCCCGGCGAGGAGCGCGGCCACGTCGCTCTTTTTGCCGTGATCGATGGCGATGACCGCGGCCGCATAGCGCATCGCCCAGTGAATGAGCGGCGAGGTCGACGCGGCCGCACGCAGCGCGCGCGCATCGGAGTCGCGGCTGGTATGGGCGAACGCGCGGGCCATGGCGAGCAGCCCCCGCCGCAGGCGCGCGATCCGCAGCCGGGCAAAGAACGACGCCGCCGGCATCGGCATCTTTTCGAGCACCTCGGCCTTCTCGACCGCCGTGGTGCGGGCGCCCTCGAAGGTGTCGAGCAAGGTCTCGATGAAGAGGCGCTGCTCGAGCGCGGCTTCCCAAGCGGGCCCGCGCACCGAGCGCTCCAGCGCCGTGCGCGCCGCATCGATCCATCCGTAGGCGGCGTATGCCGTGGCCACCATCAGCGGCGCCATGGTCTCCGGGTACATGACCCGCTGAAGCGATCCCTGCCACGTTCCAAGCACCCGCTCGGGATCGCCGCTCATCAGGAGCCTGCGCATACGCCTTCGCGCGAAGTACGCGGGCAGCAACATCAACACGACGATCATGGCGAAGGGCAAGAGCAGCCGAGGCTGGTCCCACGCCAGACGTCCCGCGATGGCGACGCAAAGCGCGCTCACGGTGAGAGAAACGAATGAGATCGATCGGGGCCGGGGCGTCATGATGCTCTTAGGAAGGACTCCTGCATACAAGTGTTGGGCCGTATCGGCGGCGCCGCAACCTCATCACTCCGGAGCCCTCACTTCAAGTCACATCGGGATAGGCGCCGCGCGGCGTCGCCCGGCTCGTGGGATGATTTGACCCCCCGTGCCGGCTACGGCTTGTCGACGCGATCCGGCGTCCCTATACCGTGTCGGCGCAAATATCCACGAACATGTGCGCGTTCCATGGCGGCACGGCGCCCGATTTCGCTCACGTTGCCGTTGCACTCCGCGTACAGCGCCGTGAAATAGTCGCGCTCGAAGCGCGCCAAAACGTCCCGTTTGGCATCCTGGAAGGTGCGGCCGCGCGTGGGGGTCGAATCGGTCGCCGTGGTGGTGAGCGGCGCGAGGTGCTGCGCTACATCGAGGGGGCCCTCTTTGCCGAAGGCCAAGGCCACCGCCACCACATTGCGCAGCTCGCGAACGTTGCCCGGCCAGTCGTGGCGCATCAACCGCTCGAGCGAGTCATGCGGAATACGGTTGTAGGCCTGCTTGTCGCCCATATCGACGAGCATGCGGCGCACCAGCGCGGGGATGTCTTCGAGCCGATGACGCAAAGCAGGAAGCTCGATTTTGATCTGCGCCACGCGGAAATAAAGGTCGCTGCGGAAATTTCCCTCGTTGACCTCGCGCACCAAATCGCGACGTGTAGCGGCGACCACGCGTACATTCACCGGGCGGTAGCTGTTCGAGCCGACGCTCTTGATGCGTTGCTCCGCGAGCGCGCGCAGCAGCTTGGGCTGCACATCGACGGGGAGCTCTCCCAGCTCGTCGAGGAAGATGGTTCCGCCGTCGGCTTCGACGAAGGGCGAGATGCGCTTGTCGATGGCGCCCGTAAACGAGCCGCGCTCGTGGCCGAACAGGGCGCTCTCGGCGAGCGATGCGGGGATCGAGCCGCAATCGACCACGACGAACGGCTTGTTTTTCCGCTCGCTGG contains these protein-coding regions:
- a CDS encoding sigma 54-interacting transcriptional regulator, whose amino-acid sequence is MDATIAAKGKYEVRGGALNVTKGTGNKPSLEIGADTLVVGRNEACDLVLDDRKVSAVHVELVATERGVRVRDLGSRNGTFVGDTRIGEVFLTKPTSILCGDSLLEFSPNNPEQVNVPEAAEFGPLVGSSAGMRAVFERLRKASPTELTVLITGETGTGKELVAQAIHGASERKNKPFVVVDCGSIPASLAESALFGHERGSFTGAIDKRISPFVEADGGTIFLDELGELPVDVQPKLLRALAEQRIKSVGSNSYRPVNVRVVAATRRDLVREVNEGNFRSDLYFRVAQIKIELPALRHRLEDIPALVRRMLVDMGDKQAYNRIPHDSLERLMRHDWPGNVRELRNVVAVALAFGKEGPLDVAQHLAPLTTTATDSTPTRGRTFQDAKRDVLARFERDYFTALYAECNGNVSEIGRRAAMERAHVRGYLRRHGIGTPDRVDKP